In Deltaproteobacteria bacterium, the following proteins share a genomic window:
- a CDS encoding amidohydrolase: LRTLESVEGMSLEALRAGIGAEWPFESFAEFLAAIERRGTAINVGALVGHTPVRLYVMGEEATEREATEEEIGAMRELVRGALRAGALGFATSKSPTHVGWAGRPVPSRVASFAEIETLAGCLGEPPGGVMQATIGPGLFLDQFAAIQERTHRPVSWTALLGGMLGPDGHRAVLAQSAAMQARGVRVIPQVSCRPLMVEFQLKAPFPLESMSVMRPVSQADVAGKRRLYADPEFRRVLRDRIDDGRIGAPFRDITITEHPPDPSVAERRLGDVAAERGVHPVDLALDLSLASGLETRFRMPILNTDPAIVAELLAHPATMIGLSDAGAHASQLCDACAPTELLGTWVRERGVLALEEAVRRLTAQPAEVFGIADRGRLAPGLAADVTVFDPATVGCSPLRRVRDFPAGADRLVSDARGIRAVVVNGVVVREDGRDAVDPEGPLPGRVLRGGRAS, from the coding sequence CTCCGCACGCTCGAGAGCGTGGAGGGCATGTCGCTCGAGGCGCTGCGCGCCGGGATCGGCGCCGAGTGGCCGTTCGAGTCGTTCGCGGAGTTCCTGGCCGCGATCGAGCGGCGCGGGACCGCGATCAACGTGGGCGCGCTGGTGGGCCACACGCCCGTGCGCCTCTACGTCATGGGCGAGGAGGCTACCGAGCGCGAGGCGACGGAGGAGGAGATCGGCGCCATGCGAGAGCTCGTGCGCGGCGCGCTCCGCGCCGGGGCGCTCGGCTTCGCGACCTCGAAGTCGCCGACGCACGTCGGCTGGGCGGGGCGTCCCGTGCCGAGCCGGGTCGCTTCGTTCGCCGAGATCGAGACGCTCGCCGGCTGCCTCGGCGAGCCGCCGGGTGGCGTCATGCAGGCGACCATCGGACCCGGCCTCTTCCTCGACCAGTTCGCGGCGATTCAGGAGCGGACGCACCGCCCCGTGAGCTGGACCGCGCTCCTCGGCGGCATGCTCGGTCCCGACGGGCACCGCGCGGTCCTCGCGCAGTCGGCCGCCATGCAGGCGCGGGGGGTGCGCGTCATCCCGCAGGTGTCGTGCCGGCCGCTCATGGTCGAGTTCCAGCTGAAGGCGCCGTTCCCGCTCGAGAGCATGTCGGTCATGAGGCCGGTCTCGCAGGCCGACGTCGCGGGCAAGCGGCGCCTCTACGCCGACCCGGAGTTCCGCCGCGTCCTCCGCGACCGGATCGACGACGGCCGGATCGGTGCGCCGTTCCGGGACATTACGATCACCGAGCACCCACCGGACCCGTCGGTCGCGGAGCGCCGTCTGGGCGACGTCGCGGCGGAGCGCGGCGTGCACCCCGTCGACCTCGCCCTCGACCTCTCGCTCGCCTCGGGCCTCGAGACGCGCTTCCGGATGCCGATCCTCAACACCGACCCGGCGATCGTCGCCGAGCTGCTGGCGCATCCCGCCACCATGATCGGCCTCTCCGACGCGGGCGCGCACGCGAGCCAGCTCTGCGACGCCTGCGCACCGACGGAGCTGCTCGGCACCTGGGTGCGCGAACGGGGCGTGCTCGCGCTCGAGGAGGCGGTGCGCCGGCTGACGGCGCAGCCGGCGGAGGTCTTCGGCATCGCGGACCGCGGCCGACTGGCGCCCGGGCTCGCCGCCGACGTGACCGTCTTCGACCCGGCGACGGTCGGCTGCTCGCCGCTCCGGCGGGTGCGCGATTTCCCGGCGGGCGCCGACCGGCTGGTCTCGGACGCGCGCGGTATCCGTGCCGTGGTGGTGAACGGGGTCGTCGTGCGCGAGGACGGGCGCGACGCGGTCGACCCCGAGGGGCCGCTCCCCGGGCGCGTGCTGCGCGGAGGACGCGCGTCATGA